One window of Hujiaoplasma nucleasis genomic DNA carries:
- a CDS encoding CotH kinase family protein: MKKIILLISFSFVMFLLGCDGFVVNTSMIDSSIESSTNDNETIENTYEKSTEIPTIEDDTELTTSFPITSKEELTSTEEETSTEEPTSTDEETFTEVQTTIEITEDQTETPTSHQETINEDEAYIQEVYLMISEYFPEQISEDTVLPMLLKEGLSIRYYLNNQRLENYKIIYEALSYSKTLDIRVIIDYQSSSQIFDFTILQLRDEDMYQESLVNEIFLDAIEEIQAAIPTYVQSDISLPKHDVVQVSYSVDHSYILNNRLIFIFHDQDKTVNMNIELTYQNQIRTHQLILTFLAMTKIHKIPEIHITTEANQSIDSKETYVYGHLTLYNFNEYNQEEILLNQVGMNIRLRGNSTLYMPKLPYKIKFDDKQSMFTDYFEKDWVLLANFSDQTLIRNALAFQLSRDLNMEFSPSFQFVDLYVNGVYQGNYLLTDQVEVTNDRINIEENTSNIDTGYLLEYDMRIYDEGLDTTKENYFLIDGIPFVIKSPDYYDQHYLPGQKEYIETYMNDLFNVLKNKEDYHHLIDESTFIDWFIVNEIFKNVDSGYSSVYYYKDQGGLLKMGPVWDFDLSSGNYGHLQEDLRGPEGFYTSRSEKNRIFYYLMEYDEFKSALKLRWNQVYEEVILNIIDEVYRLTDQINLSRYHNFQSWDIIGSYQDWFVSPELLAIQTYEGQVEFLRDFLIIRIDWLNQEINKFN; the protein is encoded by the coding sequence ATGAAAAAAATAATCTTACTCATAAGTTTTTCTTTTGTCATGTTCTTATTAGGGTGTGATGGTTTTGTAGTCAATACAAGCATGATAGATTCTTCAATTGAATCAAGCACAAATGACAACGAAACTATAGAAAACACATATGAGAAATCAACTGAAATTCCTACAATAGAAGATGATACAGAGTTGACTACGAGTTTTCCAATAACAAGCAAAGAAGAACTAACAAGTACTGAAGAAGAAACTAGTACAGAAGAACCTACAAGTACTGATGAAGAAACTTTTACAGAAGTTCAAACTACAATAGAGATAACAGAAGATCAAACAGAGACTCCAACTTCTCACCAAGAAACGATAAATGAAGATGAAGCCTATATTCAAGAAGTCTACTTAATGATTAGCGAATATTTTCCTGAACAAATAAGTGAAGATACTGTTTTGCCTATGCTCTTAAAAGAAGGATTAAGTATTCGTTATTATTTAAATAATCAAAGACTAGAAAACTATAAAATAATCTATGAAGCATTAAGTTATTCTAAGACTCTTGATATTAGAGTAATCATTGATTATCAAAGTTCTAGCCAAATTTTTGATTTTACTATCCTTCAGTTAAGAGATGAAGATATGTACCAAGAGTCTTTAGTAAATGAAATATTTTTGGATGCTATAGAAGAAATCCAAGCTGCTATACCAACTTATGTTCAATCGGATATTTCCCTACCAAAGCATGATGTGGTTCAAGTATCATATAGTGTGGATCACTCATATATTCTAAATAATCGCTTGATATTCATATTTCATGATCAAGATAAGACCGTGAATATGAATATAGAGTTAACTTATCAAAATCAGATAAGAACCCACCAGTTAATTTTAACATTTTTAGCAATGACTAAGATTCATAAAATACCTGAGATTCATATCACTACTGAAGCTAATCAAAGTATTGATTCAAAGGAAACCTATGTTTATGGGCATTTAACACTTTATAATTTTAATGAATATAATCAAGAAGAAATTCTCTTAAATCAAGTAGGTATGAATATTAGACTAAGAGGAAACTCTACCTTATATATGCCAAAATTGCCATATAAAATTAAGTTCGATGATAAGCAGTCAATGTTCACTGATTATTTTGAAAAAGACTGGGTTTTATTAGCAAATTTCTCTGATCAAACATTAATTAGAAATGCTCTCGCTTTTCAGCTGTCTAGAGATTTAAACATGGAATTTTCACCAAGTTTTCAATTTGTTGACCTATATGTTAATGGAGTTTATCAAGGAAATTATCTGTTAACTGATCAAGTTGAAGTGACCAATGACAGAATTAACATTGAAGAAAACACATCTAATATAGACACTGGCTATTTGCTAGAGTATGATATGAGAATTTATGATGAAGGTTTGGACACAACCAAGGAAAATTATTTCTTAATTGACGGGATACCTTTTGTGATAAAATCACCTGATTATTATGATCAACATTATTTGCCTGGACAAAAAGAATACATAGAAACATATATGAATGATTTATTTAATGTCTTAAAGAATAAGGAAGATTATCACCATTTAATTGATGAAAGTACTTTTATCGACTGGTTTATTGTCAATGAAATTTTTAAAAATGTTGATTCGGGTTATTCTTCTGTATATTATTATAAAGATCAAGGTGGCTTGTTGAAAATGGGTCCAGTATGGGACTTTGATTTATCAAGTGGAAATTATGGACATTTACAAGAAGATTTAAGAGGTCCTGAAGGATTTTATACTTCAAGAAGCGAAAAAAATCGAATTTTCTATTACCTGATGGAATATGATGAATTTAAATCAGCCTTAAAATTAAGGTGGAATCAGGTTTATGAAGAAGTCATTCTGAACATAATTGATGAAGTATACAGGCTTACAGACCAAATCAATCTTTCAAGATATCATAACTTTCAAAGTTGGGATATTATAGGTTCTTATCAAGATTGGTTTGTTTCACCTGAATTATTAGCCATTCAAACTTACGAAGGTCAAGTTGAGTTTTTAAGGGATTTCTTAATAATAAGAATTGATTGGTTAAATCAAGAAATCAATAAATTTAATTAG
- a CDS encoding GNAT family N-acetyltransferase, whose product MKNIKFIKDNNFIYNDKIISEIKNYNQSQTGYREKDKQNFYIFEDQDLVAIAHTKMVSDWCHIMQIYYKNFDSLKALINNIKEFYKDKVEGIQYQSILANRISDLKKLKFIQKGQLKDMVDGKDYVFLLTTDFTIDHEMDNYQKHTSDKQLSKYDRIMKKANQKIKKSLHYSSEDIDVQFVALDGDQFVGGIYGNYQYQYLFINILFVDKDYRGNNIASKLMDLIEEDAYNRGVYNLYLTTFEFQALGFYQKRNYKKIMEIYDYPIGFKEYTVYKKLKE is encoded by the coding sequence ATGAAGAATATAAAATTTATTAAAGATAATAATTTTATCTACAATGATAAAATTATTAGTGAAATTAAAAATTATAATCAAAGCCAAACTGGTTATAGAGAAAAAGATAAACAAAATTTTTATATTTTTGAAGATCAAGATTTAGTCGCTATAGCACACACAAAAATGGTTTCTGATTGGTGTCATATAATGCAAATTTATTACAAGAACTTTGATAGCCTTAAGGCACTTATAAACAATATAAAGGAATTCTATAAAGATAAAGTAGAAGGCATTCAATACCAATCAATCTTAGCAAATAGAATTAGTGATTTAAAAAAACTAAAATTTATACAAAAGGGTCAGTTAAAGGATATGGTCGATGGGAAAGATTATGTGTTTTTATTGACAACAGATTTTACTATTGATCATGAAATGGATAATTATCAAAAGCATACTAGTGACAAACAATTAAGTAAATATGATAGAATAATGAAGAAAGCCAATCAAAAAATAAAAAAATCACTTCATTATTCTTCTGAAGATATCGACGTTCAATTTGTAGCCTTAGATGGAGACCAATTTGTTGGTGGTATCTATGGTAATTATCAATACCAATACCTTTTTATCAATATTCTTTTCGTTGATAAAGATTATAGGGGCAATAATATCGCCAGTAAACTTATGGATTTAATTGAAGAAGATGCCTATAATCGAGGTGTATATAATTTATATTTAACCACCTTTGAATTTCAAGCATTAGGTTTTTATCAAAAAAGAAATTATAAAAAAATTATGGAAATATATGATTACCCCATTGGTTTTAAAGAATATACAGTATATAAAAAATTAAAAGAATAG